The following proteins are encoded in a genomic region of Methylococcales bacterium:
- a CDS encoding SURF1 family protein has translation MHFKLFKQTIHQSFFLIIAYLLMMILLLNLGFWQLNRADEKREFLQRQQKQLKSVLNLTTETDDNLDALRYQPVRIEGVYDTSKQFLIDNQIVKGKAGYFIMTPFVLKGGTKAVLINRGWLPANPDRSILPNIDLIKNTYALKGRINNFPSVGLKLKGAEIPSKGWPSVLQIAESNILAQKLGYELFSFQVELDPTETQGYSRYWLEKTIMPPEKHIGYAVQWFGLAMTLTFLFFWHSRKTRIND, from the coding sequence ATGCACTTTAAATTATTTAAACAAACGATTCATCAGTCTTTTTTCTTAATCATCGCTTATCTATTGATGATGATCCTTTTACTCAACTTGGGTTTTTGGCAATTAAATCGTGCCGATGAAAAAAGAGAGTTTTTACAGCGGCAACAAAAACAATTAAAATCTGTTTTAAATTTAACCACTGAGACCGATGACAATCTGGACGCATTACGTTATCAACCCGTTCGCATTGAAGGGGTTTATGATACGAGTAAACAATTTTTAATTGATAATCAAATTGTAAAAGGTAAAGCGGGCTATTTTATCATGACCCCTTTCGTTTTAAAGGGCGGAACAAAGGCGGTATTAATTAATCGAGGTTGGCTACCCGCCAATCCTGACCGTTCTATTTTACCTAACATTGACTTAATTAAAAATACGTACGCTCTTAAGGGAAGAATTAATAATTTTCCAAGCGTGGGTTTAAAACTTAAAGGGGCTGAAATTCCCTCTAAAGGATGGCCCTCTGTGCTACAAATCGCAGAAAGTAATATTTTAGCGCAAAAATTAGGCTACGAATTATTTTCATTTCAAGTGGAATTAGACCCCACAGAAACACAGGGGTATAGCCGTTATTGGTTAGAAAAGACTATCATGCCACCTGAAAAGCATATAGGCTATGCCGTACAATGGTTCGGGTTGGCCATGACTTTAACCTTTTTATTTTTTTGGCATAGCCGTAAAACACGAATAAATGACTAA
- the ftsY gene encoding signal recognition particle-docking protein FtsY produces MLRKITFFACLLALISSIFSAYFHLTAVNVSVLTLQNVSTEPFALLNSWKLPYFWALSFLNLLVLIVVAWRPQTHHCKVATTVVTVMLLMGLQVFTGVWAIETQGMPLAVTLEISLGFINFWLLFRLYLQTHPKLVRQTNRSVAGYFAYAAILLLFVQILLGVWSSSNTSSLMCSDFPRCQGQWLPAQADFINGLNLFNGVVTHYFGVISFDAQLAVHWLHRVGGGITFIVLVLLMLNVTSVQQPKPIRKAGLLMSIFLLIELGLGTFSIKLGLPLWIMMAHNSFAALLMLPLIAISVYSRYGFVVDAPQVDAVIEKSPTVDVQPSSTDPLYLRLTSQLKKTRHGLGGILTSLPLGQKGLSEDLLDKIEAQLLLADIGVEATTDIINKLTENLDKHQLKDSEALLLALKKDLLDILTPCDHPLVISKQDKPFVILVIGVNGAGKTTTIGKLAKKLQNQGHSVMLAAGDTFRAAAVEQLQVWGERNDVQVVAQHSGADSASVVFDALQSAQAKGIDVLIADTAGRLHTKSNLMQELEKIKRIMGKLDDTAPHEVLLVLDAGTGQNALSQAKLFNETVTLTGLILTKLDGTAKGGVIFALAKQLNLPIRHIGIGEGIDDLQEFNAKHFVDALFVTDE; encoded by the coding sequence ATGTTAAGAAAAATAACCTTTTTCGCCTGTTTGCTGGCTTTAATAAGTAGTATTTTTAGTGCTTATTTTCATTTAACAGCGGTTAATGTCAGTGTATTGACCTTACAAAACGTTTCAACGGAACCGTTTGCCTTACTGAATAGTTGGAAGCTCCCTTATTTTTGGGCCCTTTCATTTTTAAATTTACTCGTATTAATCGTTGTTGCGTGGCGACCTCAGACCCATCACTGCAAAGTCGCAACCACGGTGGTTACGGTGATGCTGTTAATGGGATTACAGGTTTTTACCGGTGTTTGGGCGATAGAAACGCAGGGGATGCCGTTAGCGGTCACGTTGGAAATTAGTTTAGGCTTTATTAATTTTTGGTTGTTATTTCGTTTGTATTTACAGACACACCCAAAATTAGTACGACAAACTAACCGATCGGTCGCGGGGTATTTTGCTTATGCTGCGATCCTATTATTATTTGTGCAAATTCTACTAGGCGTTTGGTCAAGTAGTAATACGTCAAGCTTAATGTGTAGCGATTTCCCACGTTGTCAAGGACAGTGGTTACCCGCACAAGCCGATTTTATTAATGGACTTAATCTTTTTAACGGGGTTGTAACGCATTATTTTGGGGTGATCTCATTTGATGCCCAACTTGCTGTCCATTGGTTACATCGAGTAGGCGGGGGCATTACGTTCATTGTCCTCGTATTACTCATGTTGAATGTCACCTCAGTTCAACAACCAAAGCCCATACGTAAAGCGGGCCTGTTAATGAGTATCTTTTTACTCATTGAATTAGGTCTGGGTACGTTTAGTATTAAACTAGGCTTACCTCTATGGATTATGATGGCACATAATAGCTTTGCGGCTTTATTAATGTTGCCCTTAATTGCGATCAGTGTTTATAGTCGTTATGGTTTTGTCGTTGATGCCCCTCAAGTTGATGCGGTTATTGAAAAATCGCCTACCGTTGATGTTCAACCCAGTTCAACTGACCCTTTATATTTACGCTTAACCTCACAACTGAAAAAAACCCGTCATGGCTTAGGGGGAATTTTAACCAGCTTACCGCTCGGACAAAAAGGACTCAGTGAGGATTTATTAGATAAGATCGAAGCTCAATTATTGTTAGCCGATATTGGGGTGGAAGCAACGACCGACATTATTAATAAATTAACCGAAAATTTAGATAAACATCAACTTAAGGACAGTGAAGCCTTATTATTAGCGTTAAAGAAGGATTTATTAGACATTCTCACCCCGTGTGATCACCCACTCGTTATTTCTAAACAGGACAAGCCTTTTGTTATCTTAGTGATTGGTGTCAACGGAGCGGGTAAAACCACAACGATTGGAAAATTAGCTAAAAAGTTACAAAACCAAGGGCATAGTGTCATGCTCGCCGCAGGGGATACCTTTAGAGCAGCGGCAGTTGAGCAATTACAAGTTTGGGGCGAGCGTAATGATGTTCAGGTTGTTGCACAACATAGTGGAGCTGATTCCGCTTCAGTCGTATTTGATGCCTTGCAATCGGCACAAGCGAAAGGCATTGATGTCTTAATTGCCGATACCGCAGGTCGTCTACATACCAAATCCAATTTAATGCAAGAGCTGGAAAAAATTAAACGCATTATGGGAAAATTAGATGATACGGCCCCGCATGAAGTCTTATTAGTGTTAGATGCAGGGACGGGACAAAATGCCTTATCACAAGCTAAATTATTTAATGAGACCGTTACCTTAACGGGATTAATCTTAACTAAATTAGATGGAACCGCAAAAGGCGGGGTTATTTTTGCCTTAGCGAAACAATTAAATCTACCTATCCGTCATATCGGTATTGGCGAAGGCATTGATGACTTACAAGAATTTAATGCAAAACACTTTGTAGATGCCTTATTTGTAACTGACGAGTAA
- the ftsE gene encoding cell division ATP-binding protein FtsE, with translation MLIFDKVCKRYPDTGDVLLDVNFQLHHGEMAFLTGHSGAGKSTLLKLIAIMEPCTRGQIFLDGRNLNETKEHHIPFVRRKLGLIFQDYKLLPDRTVFDNVALPLVISGYGHQEIGRRVRAALDKVGLLKKGKKYPLALSSGEQQRIGIARAVINKPSLILADEPTGSLDPELSSEVMRIFEQFQQVGVTILIATHDINLITRMGYRVLTLQNKQLMESVRL, from the coding sequence ATGTTAATTTTTGATAAAGTATGCAAACGTTATCCCGATACAGGGGATGTTTTACTTGATGTAAATTTTCAATTACATCATGGAGAAATGGCCTTTTTAACAGGCCATTCAGGCGCAGGAAAAAGTACTTTATTAAAACTTATTGCCATTATGGAACCGTGTACCCGTGGACAAATTTTCTTGGATGGGCGTAATTTAAATGAGACCAAAGAACACCATATTCCTTTTGTTCGTCGAAAATTAGGGCTTATTTTTCAAGATTACAAATTATTACCCGATAGAACCGTCTTTGATAATGTCGCGTTACCCTTAGTGATTTCAGGTTATGGGCATCAAGAAATAGGTCGGCGTGTTAGAGCCGCCTTAGATAAGGTCGGTTTGTTAAAAAAAGGAAAAAAATACCCGTTAGCCTTATCAAGTGGTGAACAACAACGTATAGGAATAGCGCGAGCCGTTATTAACAAACCCTCATTAATTCTAGCCGATGAGCCAACAGGGAGTCTTGACCCTGAGCTATCCTCCGAAGTAATGCGTATATTTGAGCAATTTCAACAAGTTGGCGTAACCATTTTAATTGCAACCCATGATATTAATTTAATTACACGGATGGGATATCGGGTATTAACCCTCCAAAATAAACAACTAATGGAGAGTGTACGGTTATGA
- the ftsX gene encoding permease-like cell division protein FtsX, translated as MMTRQSKHLQKLAKVEKEEEITPQIKKVDDPIIEKFQAYLGLHAQTLFSSLGRLAQTPFTSTMTITVLAISIALASCFYVLLGNVKQLTGNLEASNQISLFLKGNISDLEGRKLADKIKLSINVKSVDLITQDSALAEFRDYSGFGSALNALATNPLPTVIQVLPKNTLESSEELQRFVDELGRLDEVDVSQMDMQWLQRLLSIMDLAQQGVFLLSCVLSFAVLFITGNTIRLELEDRRDEVLIAKLVGATHAFIQRPFLYIGFWYGFFAGMIAWLMVTVIMWVLKTPMENLSKLYDNNYNVLFLTLSESLILVSIASLLGVLGAWIVLRYQLKQMKLE; from the coding sequence ATGATGACACGACAAAGTAAGCATCTACAAAAACTTGCTAAAGTAGAAAAAGAAGAAGAGATTACCCCCCAAATTAAAAAAGTAGACGATCCTATTATTGAAAAATTTCAAGCTTATTTAGGACTCCATGCTCAAACCTTATTTTCAAGCTTAGGCCGATTAGCTCAAACGCCGTTTACCTCCACAATGACGATTACGGTACTCGCCATTAGTATCGCGTTAGCAAGCTGCTTTTATGTTTTATTAGGGAATGTTAAGCAATTAACGGGAAATTTAGAAGCGTCCAATCAAATTTCATTATTTTTAAAAGGTAATATTAGTGATTTAGAGGGGCGGAAATTAGCGGATAAAATCAAACTTTCCATTAATGTAAAAAGTGTCGATTTAATTACCCAAGATTCCGCTTTAGCAGAATTTCGAGATTACAGTGGATTTGGCAGTGCCTTAAATGCACTAGCAACTAATCCGCTTCCAACCGTCATTCAAGTCTTACCCAAAAACACCTTAGAAAGCAGTGAAGAGCTTCAACGCTTTGTGGATGAATTAGGGCGGTTAGATGAGGTGGATGTTTCTCAAATGGATATGCAGTGGTTACAACGCTTATTATCTATTATGGATTTAGCCCAACAAGGCGTTTTTTTATTGAGTTGCGTACTCAGTTTTGCGGTGTTATTTATTACTGGCAATACGATTCGCTTAGAATTAGAAGATCGCCGTGATGAGGTTTTAATTGCGAAATTAGTCGGCGCGACCCACGCCTTTATTCAGCGACCTTTTTTATATATTGGTTTTTGGTATGGTTTTTTTGCAGGAATGATTGCCTGGTTAATGGTCACGGTGATTATGTGGGTCTTAAAAACTCCGATGGAAAACCTATCTAAACTTTATGATAATAATTATAACGTTTTATTTTTAACGCTCTCAGAAAGCCTTATTTTAGTTTCCATCGCCTCATTACTGGGCGTACTAGGCGCGTGGATCGTGTTACGGTATCAACTTAAACAAATGAAGCTAGAATAA
- a CDS encoding ATP-binding protein, which produces MIKKFSDISIRTKLVLILSLTAIIALFIASSVLFYTSIEAVKRNEIENIKQLAEVSSFNITASIDFGDEETAYKVLSSLAVNPSIMSALIYNSSNEVFVKYFHDKINLDQQQQLTNASQAQLLNYNKTDLPAEETLYFWKNFDVIVPIKNQTEIIGLLHITADTYYFREKVKKLGYSLLIVISITLLIIFIFATFIQRIFSNPLYALLNIMKKVSDNSDYNLSKEMQRNDEYGALFTGFSTMMEEIKTIEKELIIEKDKANQANQTKSNFLANMSHEIRTPMSAIIGLSELALKTDIDPKLHDFLSKINSSASDLLGIINDILDFSKIEAGMLAIESKGFNLSSEVIDNALNLSNNRALEKNINLYCTISPNVPQFLVGDSLRLRQVLINLISNAIKFTEQGEVIVTIKKGNSTGKRVELIFNIQDSGIGITPEQIKKLFKPFTQADSSTTRHFGGTGLGLAICKQLTGLMGGHISVESDLGIGSIFTFTVNLGFQDEQSPIIVKPQKETTLKPEKINILENSSILLAEDNKINQLVATEFLKAVGIKIDIANNGKEAVTKALDPENHYDAILMDVQMPEMDGIEATGLIREQLKHIPIIAMTAYAMDEEKQKFIDAGMNTHVPKPIDSKLLYESLEHWIKKSSQKQV; this is translated from the coding sequence ATGATCAAGAAATTTTCTGATATTTCAATTCGCACTAAATTAGTTCTCATTTTAAGTTTAACCGCAATAATAGCCTTATTTATTGCAAGTAGTGTCCTCTTTTATACCAGTATTGAAGCGGTTAAAAGAAATGAAATTGAAAATATAAAACAACTTGCGGAGGTCAGTAGTTTTAATATCACCGCTTCGATTGATTTTGGTGATGAAGAAACGGCTTATAAAGTGTTGTCATCACTGGCGGTTAATCCCAGTATTATGTCCGCGTTAATTTACAATTCAAGTAATGAGGTTTTTGTCAAGTATTTTCATGATAAAATTAACCTTGATCAACAACAACAATTAACAAACGCATCACAAGCACAGCTACTTAACTATAATAAAACTGATCTTCCAGCGGAAGAAACTTTATATTTTTGGAAAAATTTTGATGTCATTGTTCCCATTAAAAATCAAACGGAAATCATTGGGCTATTACACATTACGGCTGATACTTATTACTTTAGAGAAAAAGTTAAAAAACTGGGCTATTCCCTATTAATTGTTATTAGTATTACCTTACTGATTATTTTTATCTTTGCTACGTTTATTCAGCGCATTTTTTCAAACCCTCTTTACGCGCTATTAAATATTATGAAAAAAGTATCGGATAATAGCGATTATAATCTGTCTAAAGAAATGCAACGTAATGATGAATATGGTGCATTATTTACGGGTTTCAGTACGATGATGGAAGAAATAAAAACCATTGAGAAAGAATTAATCATTGAAAAAGATAAGGCGAATCAAGCCAATCAAACAAAAAGTAATTTTTTAGCGAATATGAGTCATGAAATTCGTACCCCTATGAGTGCAATTATTGGTTTAAGTGAACTGGCTTTAAAAACGGATATTGACCCTAAGTTACATGATTTTTTGTCTAAAATAAACAGTTCTGCTTCAGATTTGCTGGGGATTATTAATGATATTTTAGATTTTTCTAAAATTGAAGCAGGCATGTTAGCTATTGAATCGAAAGGGTTTAATTTATCTTCTGAAGTTATTGATAACGCACTTAATTTAAGTAATAATCGTGCTTTAGAAAAAAACATCAACCTATACTGTACTATTAGCCCTAATGTTCCTCAATTTTTAGTGGGTGACTCTCTACGTTTAAGACAGGTATTAATCAATTTAATCAGTAATGCGATAAAATTTACAGAACAAGGGGAAGTTATTGTCACCATTAAAAAAGGCAATAGTACCGGTAAAAGGGTTGAATTGATTTTTAATATTCAAGACTCTGGCATCGGCATTACGCCTGAACAAATAAAAAAATTATTTAAACCCTTTACACAAGCGGATAGCTCAACGACTCGCCACTTTGGGGGTACAGGATTAGGACTGGCTATTTGTAAGCAACTGACTGGATTAATGGGCGGTCATATTTCTGTAGAAAGTGACCTCGGTATTGGAAGCATTTTTACTTTTACCGTAAACTTAGGTTTTCAAGATGAACAATCACCTATTATTGTCAAACCTCAAAAAGAAACAACACTTAAACCTGAAAAAATTAATATTTTAGAAAATAGTTCTATTTTATTAGCTGAAGATAATAAAATTAATCAATTAGTGGCCACTGAGTTTTTAAAAGCGGTCGGTATTAAAATTGATATTGCAAATAACGGGAAAGAGGCGGTAACAAAAGCCCTAGATCCTGAAAACCATTATGATGCTATTTTAATGGATGTACAAATGCCTGAAATGGATGGGATAGAGGCTACAGGACTTATTCGTGAACAACTTAAACATATTCCGATTATCGCAATGACCGCTTATGCGATGGATGAAGAAAAGCAGAAATTTATTGATGCAGGCATGAACACGCATGTTCCTAAACCCATTGATTCAAAACTGCTCTACGAATCGTTAGAACACTGGATTAAAAAGTCTTCTCAAAAACAAGTCTAA
- a CDS encoding YfiR family protein: MFCLWVLWLPIFCLPLPTYAVDREHHKAMYLGRLSNYVTWPSMAIQPESKTFNLCVLGEDTFKGFLQSLYTEKSIKDKPVKIYYFNNIENIPNCHLLFISISKRKAVSKILNFVKDKPILTISETRGFTGKKGIIQFYMQAQRVRLKINNQAAISQGLKISSKLLAIANVIK; the protein is encoded by the coding sequence GTGTTTTGCTTGTGGGTTCTGTGGTTGCCTATTTTTTGCCTTCCATTACCTACTTATGCAGTCGACCGAGAACATCATAAAGCCATGTATTTAGGGCGTTTATCTAATTATGTTACTTGGCCCTCTATGGCAATCCAACCTGAAAGTAAGACGTTTAATTTATGTGTTTTGGGTGAGGATACTTTTAAAGGTTTTTTACAATCACTCTATACTGAAAAATCAATCAAAGACAAGCCAGTCAAAATTTATTATTTTAATAATATTGAAAATATCCCTAACTGCCATTTATTATTTATCAGTATTTCAAAACGTAAAGCGGTCTCTAAAATACTCAATTTTGTTAAAGACAAGCCTATATTAACCATTAGTGAAACGCGTGGGTTTACAGGAAAAAAGGGAATTATTCAATTTTATATGCAAGCTCAAAGAGTGCGCCTTAAAATTAATAATCAGGCGGCTATTAGTCAGGGTTTAAAAATAAGTTCCAAACTACTGGCCATTGCTAACGTTATTAAATAG
- a CDS encoding TonB-dependent receptor, whose translation MRKLVVVVLSLVIQSLVIASAAEEKTAPNLKQSLDNTSLEALLNIETDLKTTMGNRGNSVDLLKTNVPVDVVTAEQINHSGYTELSKVLQRFIPGFNFPRPANDDGTDHIRPFTLRGMAPDQVLVLINGKRVHSSSLLHVNGTIGRGSTGVDLNTIPLRSIERVEVLRGGAAAQYGSDAIAGIINIILKTGSEEHRLTTTMGQTYSGDGALYQTDIHYGISLPLDGFVNATAEFRDRSRTNHALIDGRQQYFDDDVRNNDPIHQNNRFGDPDTQDFLFALNSELPLSDDIIIYLHATMDYRKSEAGAFFRRPADNRNVRGIYPNGFLPIIAPEMMNYTTTTGIKGEIDNGLKWDLSHTVGGNQLDYYVKNSLNTSLGTKSPRTFDSGGLSSRQHTTTLDLFKNINLGLKKPIKLAGGFEWRYENFAINAGEASSYIQGDVPILDGPNAGNSASSGAQGFGGFREENVLDRDRHNFATYLDLGIELADKWSLNLSGRYEYFSDFGSSLNGKFSLGYQIHDHLLLRSSVSTGFRAPSLQQSYFNHTSTLTNLNGSLNRAEILGVNSSVAKELGASSLEAEESEHFTLGFIYQPTVNFSLSADYFYTKIKNRIIFSRNISSSTSIDNDILALIPSRFFSNAIDTETQGVDLRANYHLDLQENGDLKFTVGYHYNNNKIIGDVRSPAILGKEGAGIFLSDRDKERLELGQPNDNLILMAHYKQGNFDGVVKLIKAGAFSDQKERPDSQWLTDIDLAYQIHSNFNVAIGVHNLFNTDPERNSEDGEFPRSAPYGYNGGFYYARLAADF comes from the coding sequence ATGAGAAAATTAGTCGTTGTTGTACTGAGTCTTGTTATACAAAGTCTAGTAATCGCATCGGCTGCTGAAGAAAAAACGGCCCCTAATTTAAAACAGTCACTAGATAATACCTCGTTAGAAGCACTCTTAAACATAGAAACCGATCTTAAAACAACCATGGGTAATCGTGGAAACTCGGTTGATTTGTTAAAAACGAACGTTCCTGTTGATGTTGTCACCGCAGAACAAATTAATCATTCAGGTTATACCGAGTTAAGCAAAGTGTTACAACGGTTTATCCCTGGGTTTAATTTTCCACGCCCCGCCAATGATGATGGCACCGATCATATTCGCCCGTTTACGTTGAGGGGCATGGCACCCGACCAAGTTTTAGTCCTCATCAATGGTAAACGTGTTCATAGCAGTAGTTTATTGCATGTGAACGGCACCATTGGACGTGGATCAACAGGCGTTGATTTAAATACCATTCCGTTACGTTCCATTGAACGCGTCGAAGTATTAAGAGGCGGCGCAGCGGCTCAATATGGGTCGGATGCGATTGCGGGCATTATTAATATTATCCTTAAAACAGGCAGTGAAGAGCATCGCCTAACCACAACAATGGGTCAAACCTATTCAGGTGATGGCGCACTTTACCAAACCGATATTCACTATGGTATTTCATTGCCTTTGGATGGTTTTGTTAATGCAACCGCTGAATTTCGAGATCGTAGTCGAACCAATCATGCCTTAATTGATGGTCGGCAGCAATACTTTGACGACGATGTTAGAAATAACGACCCTATCCATCAAAATAACCGCTTTGGCGACCCCGATACACAAGACTTTTTATTTGCGCTTAATTCTGAATTGCCTTTATCCGATGATATTATCATTTATCTTCATGCCACTATGGATTACCGTAAAAGTGAGGCGGGGGCTTTTTTTAGACGACCTGCGGATAACCGAAATGTTAGAGGCATTTATCCTAATGGTTTTCTACCGATTATCGCCCCTGAGATGATGAACTACACCACAACAACGGGTATAAAAGGTGAAATAGACAACGGTCTAAAATGGGACTTAAGTCATACTGTCGGTGGAAACCAGTTAGATTATTATGTTAAAAATTCACTCAATACCTCGTTAGGAACAAAGAGTCCACGAACATTTGATTCGGGCGGACTCAGTTCTAGGCAACATACAACGACCTTAGATTTATTTAAAAACATCAATTTAGGGCTAAAAAAACCCATCAAATTAGCAGGTGGTTTTGAATGGCGTTATGAAAATTTTGCAATTAATGCGGGCGAAGCCTCTTCCTATATTCAAGGGGATGTTCCTATTTTAGATGGGCCTAATGCCGGTAATAGTGCCTCATCAGGTGCGCAAGGGTTTGGTGGTTTTAGAGAAGAGAATGTACTCGACCGAGATAGACACAATTTTGCAACCTATTTAGATTTAGGGATTGAATTAGCCGATAAATGGTCACTCAATCTTTCAGGACGGTATGAATATTTTAGTGATTTTGGTTCTAGCCTCAATGGGAAGTTTTCACTTGGCTATCAAATTCATGATCACCTTTTGTTACGAAGCTCCGTAAGTACGGGCTTTCGCGCGCCTTCACTGCAGCAATCTTATTTTAATCATACCTCAACATTAACCAATTTAAATGGCAGTCTCAATCGCGCTGAAATTTTAGGGGTTAACTCATCCGTCGCGAAAGAATTAGGGGCAAGTTCTTTAGAAGCCGAAGAATCAGAACATTTTACCCTCGGTTTTATTTATCAACCCACCGTTAATTTTTCATTGAGTGCCGATTATTTTTACACCAAAATAAAAAATAGAATTATTTTCTCCCGTAATATTTCCTCTAGCACCTCCATAGATAACGATATTTTAGCGTTAATCCCTTCCCGTTTTTTTAGCAATGCGATTGATACGGAAACGCAAGGGGTTGATTTGCGTGCAAATTACCATTTAGATTTACAAGAGAACGGCGACTTAAAATTCACCGTCGGTTATCATTATAATAACAATAAGATTATAGGTGATGTCCGTTCACCCGCGATTTTAGGCAAAGAAGGGGCGGGTATTTTTCTCAGTGATCGAGATAAAGAACGTTTAGAACTCGGTCAACCTAATGATAACTTAATCTTAATGGCGCATTATAAGCAAGGTAACTTTGATGGCGTAGTTAAATTAATTAAAGCTGGGGCCTTTTCTGATCAAAAAGAACGTCCTGATAGTCAATGGCTGACCGATATAGATTTAGCCTATCAAATTCATTCTAATTTCAATGTGGCCATCGGCGTTCATAATTTATTTAATACCGACCCAGAACGTAATAGTGAAGATGGTGAATTTCCACGAAGCGCGCCTTACGGTTATAACGGTGGATTTTATTATGCCCGTTTAGCGGCTGATTTTTGA